In Cicer arietinum cultivar CDC Frontier isolate Library 1 chromosome 1, Cicar.CDCFrontier_v2.0, whole genome shotgun sequence, one DNA window encodes the following:
- the LOC101515596 gene encoding 4-hydroxy-3-methylbut-2-en-1-yl diphosphate synthase (ferredoxin), chloroplastic — protein MAAGTVPASFSSFRKRDSGLGFGKSIDFVRVSDLKRMNSARTKVSIIRNSNSGQDIAELQPASKGSQLLVPRQKYCESLHKTVRRKTRTVTVGDVTIGSEHPIRIQTMTTTDTKDVAGTVEQVMKIADKGADIVRITVQGKKEADACFEIKNSLVQKNYNIPLVADIHFAPTVALRVAECFDKIRVNPGNFADRRAQFEILEYTEDDYQKELEHIEQVFTPLVEKCKKYGRAMRIGTNHGSLSDRIMSYYGDSPRGMVESAFEFARICRKLDYHNFVFSMKASNPVVMVQAYRLLVAEMYVQGWDYPLHLGVTEAGEGEDGRMKSAIGIGTLLQDGLGDTIRVSLTEPPEEEIDPCTRLANLGMRAAELQKGVAPFEEKHRHYFDFQRRTGQLPVQKEGEEVDYRGTLHRDGSVLMSVSLDQLKMPELLYKSLAAKLVVGMPFKDLATVDSILVRELPPVDDVDARLALKRLIDISMGVITPLSEQLTKPLPNALVLVNLKELSTGADKLLPQGTRLVVSVRGDEPYEELEILKDVDATMLLHDLPYTEDRVSRVHAARRLFEYLSDSSLNFPVIHHIQFPNGIHRDDLVIGAGSHAGALLVDGLGDGLLLEAADKDFDFLRNTSFNLLQGCRMRNTKTEYVSCPSCGRTLFDLQVISAEIREKTSHLPGVSIAIMGCIVNGPGEMADADFGYVGGAPGKIDLYVGKTVVKRGIAMEQATDALIDLIKEHGRWVDPPVEE, from the exons ATGGCTGCGGGAACTGTGCCAGCTTCGTTTTCTAGCTTCAGGAAACGCGATTCTGGTTTGGGGTTTGGGAAAAGTATTGATTTTGTGAGAGTTTCTGATTTGAAAAGAATGAATTCTGCAAGGACAAAAGTGTCAATTATCAGAAACTCAAATTCTGGTCAGGATATTGCTGAACTTCAACCTGCATCCAAAGGGAGTCAACTTTTAG TTCCTAGGCAAAAGTATTGTGAATCATTGCACAAAACTGTGAGGAGGAAAACAAGGACAGTGACGGTTGGCGACGTGACTATTGGTAGTGAGCATCCCATAAGAATTCAGACCATGACTACGACCGACACTAAGGATGTTGCTGGGACAGTTGAACAG GTGATGAAAATTGCAGATAAAGGAGCTGATATCGTTAGGATAACTGTTCAAGGGAAGAAAGAAGCTGATGCATGTTTCGAGATTAAAAACTCACTTGTGCAGAAAAA CTACAACATACCATTGGTGGCTGACATTCATTTTGCTCCTACTGTTGCTTTGCGAGTAGCTGAATGCTTTGATAAGATTCGGGTCAACCCTGGAAATTTCG CTGACAGACGAGCTCAGTTTGAAATATTAGAGTACACCGAAGACGACTATCAGAAAGAACTTGAGCATATCGAACAG GTTTTCACACCATTAGTTGAAAAGTGTAAGAAATACGGGAGAGCAATGCGCATTGGGACAAACCACGGCAGTCTTTCTGATCGTATAATGAGCTACTACGGAGATTCTCCTAGGGGAATG GTGGAATCTGCTTTTGAATTTGCAAGGATATGCCGAAAGTTGGACTACCACAATTTCGTCTTTTCGATGAAAGCAAGCAACCCTGTCGTCATGGTTCAAGCATACCGCTTACTGGTGGCTGAAATGTATGTCCAAGGCTGGGATTATCCGTTACACTTGGGAGTTACTGAAGCTGGAGAAGGTGAAGATGGTAGGATGAAATCTGCAATCGGCATTGGAACTCTTCTTCAG GATGGATTGGGCGATACAATTAGAGTTTCCCTCACAGAACCACCAGAGGAGGAGATAGATCCATGCACAAGGTTGGCAAACCTTGGAATGAGAGCAGCTGAACTCCAAAAAGGAGTG GCACCTTTTGAAGAAAAGCACAGACATTATTTTGACTTCCAGCGCCGTACTGGTCAATTGCCAGTGCAAAAAGAG GGGGAGGAGGTGGATTATAGAGGTACTCTCCACCGGGACGGATCTGTTCTCATGTCAGTCTCATTGGATCAGTTAAAG ATGCCAGAGCTTCTCTACAAGTCACTTGCTGCAAAACTGGTTGTTGGCATGCCATTTAAG GATCTGGCAACAGTAGATTCGATCTTAGTGCGGGAACTTCCTCCAGTAGATGATGTGGATGCT CGGCTAGCTCTAAAACGACTGATCGATATTAGTATGGGAGTTATAACCCCTTTGTCAGAGCAGCTAACAAAGCCATTACCAAACGCCTTGGTTCTGGTCAACCTTAAGGAGCTATCTACCGGAGCTGATAAGCTTTTGCCACAAG GCACACgcttagttgtgtcagtacgcgGTGATGAGCCTTATGAAGAGCTGGAAATTCTCAAAGATGTTGATGCTACTATGCTTCTCCATGATCTGCCTTATACAGAAGACAGAGTTAGTAGAGTGCACGCGGCTAGGCG GTTATTTGAGTACCTTTCAGACAGTTCTCTGAACTTTCCTGTCATTCACCACATTCAATTTCCAAATGGGATTCACAG GGATGACTTAGTGATTGGTGCCGGCTCGCATGCCGGAGCCCTTCTTGTTGACGGGCTTGGAGACGGTCTTCTTTTAGAGGCCGCAGACAAAGATTTCGACTTCCTTAGAAATACATCTTTCAATTTGCTGCAAGGCTGCAGAATGAGAAATACCAAAACA GAGTACGTTTCATGCCCATCGTGTGGCAGAACCTTGTTTGATCTTCAAGTAATAAGCGCAGAAATCCGGGAGAAGACATCGCACCTCCCTGGTGTTTCG ATTGCAATCATGGGATGCATTGTAAATGGTCCGGGAGAGATGGCTGATGCAGACTTTGGGTATGTGGGAGGTGCTCCTGGGAAGATTGACCTCTATGTTGGGAAG ACTGTGGTGAAGCGAGGGATTGCGATGGAGCAAGCGACCGATGCCTTGATCGATCTAATAAAAGAGCATGGACGTTGGGTAGACCCTCCTGTAGAGGAGTAA
- the LOC101515271 gene encoding uncharacterized protein produces the protein MANTKLSFLSLLLLSLSLYVTAGSPPSPSPSPSPSPADTPSPSISAPNHPPASSPLDSSPPATYPLSPGSSPPAPSPLSPGSSPAPSPDDSTSINHFGVDESGDDSSGGGMSGSKKAGIAIGIIVAASVLMLAGMVYKKRQQNIRRNQYIYGVRRDIL, from the coding sequence ATGGCAAATACAAAATTATCCTTTCTTTCTCTCTTACTTCTATCTCTTTCACTTTATGTAACCGCCGGTTCACCGCCATCTCCGTCGCCATCGCCATCGCCATCACCGGCGGACACTCCATCTCCTTCTATATCCGCTCCGAACCATCCTCCGGCCAGCTCGCCTCTCGATTCATCGCCGCCAGCGACGTATCCTTTAAGTCCAGGTTCATCTCCGCCAGCGCCGTCTCCTTTAAGTCCAGGTTCATCTCCGGCGCCTTCGCCGGATGATTCTACTTCAATAAACCACTTCGGCGTGGATGAGAGTGGAGATGATTCTTCAGGAGGAGGAATGAGCGGAAGCAAGAAAGCGGGAATAGCGATCGGAATAATTGTGGCGGCGAGCGTGCTTATGTTGGCAGGGATGGTGTACAAGAAACGGCAACAGAATATACGGAGAAATCAGTATATTTACGGCGTAAGGAGAGACATTCTGTAA